A region of the Brachyhypopomus gauderio isolate BG-103 chromosome 11, BGAUD_0.2, whole genome shotgun sequence genome:
TGGACAAGTCCAGGTTCACCAAACATGCCAGAACATACCAGAATACCATCTCCTCTGCCCACGATGTAGGCCACTTACTGCCTGCTGGATTACTGCATTGGAGTAGTACTTGTGTCAAACTAAATGCAGATAATAAGCCCACACATGACTAGGGCAGCCATCTGAACAAACGTAAAGAAGTAGGACAGATCAAGGTCACTAGGAGCATGTACATGGTCCTCACTATTACCTTGGGCAGGTACATAAACACCTAATATTTTCCTGGACTGTTGTGTGTGATAATAGTGTACAAAGAACACAGAAGGAAGAGAGCTTGTTAACCATATATAATAAAGTAATAATATCCACAGCCATAGCCCAACTATAATAGGAGTATAATTGTTCAAGTGATCCACTCAGATCTCTATATTTCCCTGTAAGCAAATCAACTGAACTGGCATTTAAAAATTATACTTTATATATCATTATACCATTAAAAAATGTATGATCATGACTTGAGTTCTGCTTCTGAGATTTCTAAGATTCTGGTGGAAGGTTATATTAATATGGTGTGGAAAATTGGGAAACTATTATGGAATACAGCTTAAGAATTTCTCTTATTTATAAAGTAAAAAAGATGATCTAAGGTCTTAGAAGTTCATGTTGAATTACATCTTTTAGATGCATTGCATGCTCATGGATTGCTTTGTTAGTTATTACTGTAGCCAAGCTAGCCAGAAGCTAATAATGGATGTATGTGTTTTGCATTTCAGAATGCAAAATCAAAAAGCAAACGGAACGGAAGCAATAATACTTTTGTGTAAACATAAGGTTTATTGCAATGTGCATTTTGTATCCATACATCATTGGAAACCACCGTTCTATGGACACAGTGAAGCAACAATACCTTGAAACGTCTGCTGATGGGAGAAAACAACACCTCTGCCCTGTGTAGTAACACATGGTCCTGGCTGACTTTTGAGTACGAGGCAAGTCTTTGGTAATTATAGAACAGAGTTAATTCAGGAGCATGGAGTCCTCAACATGTACTCACACAAGTCCTACCAGTGGGCCAGCTGGCATGTGAGATCACCAGAGCACAAACATCAGGTGTGTCCAGGTGCACGGAGAGAGCAAAGCCTCTTCTGCCCCATCATTCAAAAGCACTTTACATCATGTGCTAGTTTACAGAACTAAGCAAACGTATACATACTTCTATCCCCACAACAATCATCAGTTTATACACAAAGAATATAAACAAGTTGATTTTGTTCAGTTTCAAAAAAAGGCGATTCCCCTCTAACCAGCAAGCCCCATCTGCAGAGAATACAAGCAATTCATAGGAATCACATGGCAATTACCACTGTGGCAGAGAGGACAAGTGCTCTGCAAAAGTCCAGCTCAACAGTTTTCAACTACATGAGCCCTTGTGGTCTTGTGTATGAGGGACCACTAACACGAGTGTGTGGTGCAGTCAACCAAGGCCAAAGACCCCAAACTGCTTGTAGCAGTGAAAACTCCACGTGAGGCTCTTGTGAGACTGGAAGTGAGTTTTTTAAGGGACCGTGTCCTTGGCTCCACACGGACAGACCGAGGACACGCGACCGAAACACTTCGCAGCGTGGGCCGACGGGCCAGCCCCGTCAGAAGAgcccctctctcttcccatgATGAGGGAGCAGGAGAAAGAGCAGGCAGGGCCCTGCTGTGCACGGCTGACGGTCCTGTTGGACAGGAACCTCGGGCATCTACAGCGCTCTCTCTTTGCACGATAGTCCGAAGAGATTGTCGGATATTACACAACAGGCGAAGGCTCCCGGATCGTCGGATGCGGTCGCTTGGTCGGGTTTTCGTGTCTGTACAGCCAGCTTCTCTCGGAAGCCATGCAACAACAAAGGCGACTCAGGAGGTCCATTTCAGGTGAGGGCCGTGGCTCCGCCCGCCCCATGACAGAGCCACCTACACGGCCGATCCCGTGCCCCGGCGCTCGGATGCATTCAGCTCTGGGCGCTCCAGCGGGAGCAGGGCCTCCGAGGGAAGTCGTGACTGAAACTTCTCCAGCTGCTCGGGGCTGGCAAGGTTCTTAAGCAGGCTGTTCTCACGTTCAAGCTGGTTGTTCTTCTCTGCCAGCTCCTTGATCTGCTCCTTCAAGATTTCCACTTCCTCCCTGACTGCATACATGAGGTGGTTCTTCACAAGATCCT
Encoded here:
- the tsc22d3 gene encoding TSC22 domain family protein 3 isoform X2: MSTEMFKTPMELAVYQLHNFSISFFSSFLGGDVVSVKLDNSASGASVVAIDNKIEQAMDLVKNHLMYAVREEVEILKEQIKELAEKNNQLERENSLLKNLASPEQLEKFQSRLPSEALLPLERPELNASERRGTGSAV